One region of Glycine max cultivar Williams 82 chromosome 9, Glycine_max_v4.0, whole genome shotgun sequence genomic DNA includes:
- the LOC106794413 gene encoding uncharacterized protein, whose protein sequence is MLVKKLVTHNHVKPYSTPLGHYGHRFGGQRTSEGLQPAGGSSQPVNRVSQPAGRGGGGGGAPTIVSTPLRCGKCGQLGHIAREWTNREVTCFNCQGKVHLSTSCPHLRKEKRSGSLNNQSGRLRTTGRVFALSGADAA, encoded by the coding sequence ATGCTAGTGAAGAAGCTAGTGACCCACAATCATGTTAAGCCATATTCTACCCCTCTTGGGCATTATGGCCACCGCTTTGGGGGACAGAGGACTAGTGAAGGACTTCAACCAGCTGGTGGGAGTTCTCAACCAGTTAACAGGGTGTCTCAGCCTGCTGgtagaggtggtggtggtggtggtgctccTACTATTGTTTCTACACCACTCAGGTGTGGGAAGTGTGGTCAACTTGGGCATATTGCTCGTGAGTGGACAAATAGAGAGGTGACTTGCTTTAACTGCCAAGGTAAGGTCCACCTCAGTACCAGTTGCCCACATCTGAGGAAGGAGAAGAGGAGTGGAAGTTTGAATAACCAGAGTGGACGACTGAGGACCACAGGGAGAGTGTTTGCTCTTAGTGGTGCTGATGCCGCATAG